The Hymenobacter sp. DG01 genome has a segment encoding these proteins:
- a CDS encoding APC family permease yields MSEKPGHFQRAITLFDAVMIVTGSMIGSGIFIVSTDIARKVGSTGWLLVVWLLTGVITLAGAVSYGELSSMFPKVGGQYVYLREAYNKLVAFLYGWTLFLVIQTGVIAAVAVAFARFTGVLIPWFSEENVLIDGGEYKFTTVQLLAIGLLIFLTFINSRGVRSGKLIANVFGSTKLVALALLILCGITFGMNDTAVSQNFQNMWQAMSFDKLGQGSPLTTSALVTAIGLAMTGSLFSSDSWNNIGFSGDEIVRPERTIVMSMALGTAIVTALYILINVVYLLVLPLHGDPNATDVLGRGIMYATNERVGTAAAESILGAPGAYVMAVLIMISTFSADNSILMSGARAYYAMARDGVFFPGMGRLNKAGVPSVALWAQCAWACGLCLSGSYGELLNYVMFSVILFYVITIIGIFVLRRTRPEAPRPYRAFGYPVVPLLYVVLASAFCFILLTDPENSKFAQRGLLLVALGIPVYFLFGKRFAGTTEEQ; encoded by the coding sequence ATGTCTGAAAAACCAGGCCATTTTCAGCGGGCCATTACGCTGTTCGACGCCGTCATGATTGTAACCGGCAGCATGATTGGCTCCGGCATCTTCATCGTATCTACTGACATTGCCCGGAAAGTAGGCTCTACGGGCTGGCTGCTGGTGGTGTGGCTCCTGACGGGCGTTATTACCCTGGCCGGGGCCGTGAGCTACGGCGAGCTGTCCTCGATGTTTCCGAAGGTAGGGGGCCAGTACGTGTACCTGCGCGAGGCCTACAACAAGCTGGTGGCCTTCCTGTATGGCTGGACGCTGTTTCTGGTGATTCAGACCGGGGTTATTGCCGCCGTGGCCGTTGCCTTCGCCCGCTTCACCGGGGTGCTTATTCCGTGGTTCTCGGAGGAGAACGTGCTCATTGATGGCGGCGAGTACAAATTCACAACGGTGCAGCTGCTGGCTATCGGCCTGCTAATCTTCCTGACGTTCATCAACTCCCGCGGGGTGCGCTCGGGCAAGCTCATTGCCAACGTGTTCGGGAGCACCAAACTGGTTGCCTTAGCCTTGCTGATTCTCTGCGGCATCACCTTCGGCATGAACGACACGGCCGTCAGCCAGAACTTTCAGAACATGTGGCAGGCCATGAGCTTCGACAAGCTGGGCCAGGGTAGCCCCCTGACGACCAGCGCCCTGGTTACGGCCATTGGCCTGGCCATGACGGGCTCCCTGTTCAGCTCCGACTCCTGGAACAACATCGGCTTCTCGGGCGACGAGATTGTGCGGCCCGAGCGCACTATTGTCATGAGCATGGCGCTAGGTACGGCTATTGTTACGGCGCTCTACATTCTGATTAACGTGGTGTACCTGCTGGTGCTACCCCTGCACGGCGACCCAAACGCCACCGATGTACTGGGCCGCGGCATCATGTACGCCACCAATGAGCGGGTAGGCACGGCCGCCGCCGAAAGCATTCTGGGCGCGCCCGGGGCCTACGTAATGGCCGTGCTCATCATGATCAGCACGTTCAGCGCCGATAACAGCATCCTCATGTCGGGGGCGCGGGCTTACTACGCCATGGCCCGCGACGGAGTATTTTTCCCGGGCATGGGCCGGCTCAACAAGGCCGGTGTGCCCAGTGTGGCCTTATGGGCGCAGTGCGCCTGGGCCTGCGGGCTGTGTTTGTCGGGGTCTTACGGCGAGCTGCTCAACTACGTCATGTTCTCCGTGATTCTGTTCTACGTCATCACCATCATCGGCATTTTCGTTTTGCGCCGCACCCGCCCCGAGGCACCCCGCCCCTACCGCGCTTTCGGCTACCCGGTGGTGCCGCTGCTGTACGTGGTGCTGGCTTCAGCCTTCTGCTTTATCCTGCTCACTGACCCCGAAAACTCCAAGTTCGCGCAGCGGGGCCTGCTGCTGGTGGCCCTGGGCATCCCGGTGTACTTCCTGTTCGGCAAGCGTTTCGCGGGCACTACCGAGGAGCAATAG
- a CDS encoding carboxypeptidase-like regulatory domain-containing protein, which produces MNAKTTTPLEDEETTGTLPPEEELSSGNGRLAIIVALLVGVVVLGYVLLPSQTTRRIANAMPVMELGEASVTGHRISESAKAEAPGEDATAAAPAPTNQGTNRAATAASVAGKPEVAPATPAPEPVAIEPVPAAAPAAEAAPATVAISGRILDEDGYPLAGATVMLKGSRKATGTDANGNYTLEVPAGDNTLVYGYGGYEDQEVHTRNNQAQNVTLVPRENAPRRRRR; this is translated from the coding sequence ATGAATGCCAAAACAACTACCCCTTTAGAAGACGAAGAAACCACTGGCACGCTGCCCCCGGAAGAGGAGTTATCCTCAGGTAATGGCCGGCTAGCTATTATTGTGGCCCTGCTGGTGGGAGTAGTTGTGCTGGGCTACGTGCTGCTGCCCAGCCAAACCACGCGCCGCATTGCCAATGCCATGCCCGTTATGGAGCTGGGTGAAGCCAGCGTAACCGGCCACCGGATTTCCGAGTCGGCCAAAGCGGAAGCCCCGGGAGAGGATGCTACTGCTGCCGCCCCGGCCCCCACCAATCAGGGAACAAACCGTGCCGCTACTGCCGCGTCGGTGGCGGGCAAACCGGAGGTAGCACCGGCCACCCCGGCTCCCGAGCCTGTAGCCATTGAGCCCGTACCCGCGGCCGCACCAGCCGCCGAGGCTGCTCCCGCGACAGTAGCCATTTCGGGCCGCATTCTGGATGAAGATGGCTACCCCCTGGCAGGAGCCACCGTGATGCTCAAAGGCTCGCGCAAGGCCACCGGCACCGATGCCAACGGCAACTACACGCTGGAAGTACCGGCCGGCGACAATACGCTGGTGTACGGCTACGGCGGCTACGAGGACCAGGAGGTGCACACCCGCAACAACCAGGCGCAGAACGTAACCCTGGTACCCCGCGAAAACGCCCCGCGCCGCCGTCGGCGCTAG